One Pyrococcus furiosus DSM 3638 genomic region harbors:
- the thiI gene encoding tRNA uracil 4-sulfurtransferase ThiI, with protein sequence MIIVRYGEIAIKRGKRKEFEKKLADNIEKILKRKGIPGKTKISRGRILVDAPNEATNIIAKTPGVVSVSPAEVMEYEEIPNYLKKTLMGFNPKSFKVETQRLDKTFLKTSLEINKEIGEFVVKEFGWKVDLENPELVIGIEIIDGKAYVFFEKIKGVGGLPVGTQGKVVALISGGIDSPVAAFLMLKRGAEVIALHFDQGTNAKKVVEKVVEILSDYSPEPIELIVENHFEILKPYVSVLAKLQKREWTCILCKIAMLKRAAEIAKEEGALGIVTGDSLGQVASQTLSNLFIETISVDYPIYRPLIGFDKEEIVSIAKRIGTYDAFLEYPYCECPFRPNRVITQGKITEFYFIRDELRKEGLL encoded by the coding sequence ATGATTATTGTTAGATATGGTGAAATTGCAATAAAAAGGGGAAAACGAAAAGAATTTGAAAAAAAGCTAGCTGATAATATAGAAAAAATACTCAAGAGAAAAGGAATTCCAGGAAAGACAAAAATTTCAAGGGGTAGGATATTAGTCGATGCTCCAAATGAAGCTACAAATATAATTGCAAAGACGCCAGGAGTAGTTTCTGTATCCCCAGCAGAGGTTATGGAATATGAAGAGATTCCAAATTACCTTAAAAAGACTCTTATGGGTTTTAATCCAAAAAGCTTTAAAGTAGAGACGCAGAGATTAGATAAAACATTTCTAAAAACATCTCTTGAGATTAACAAAGAAATTGGAGAATTTGTAGTGAAAGAGTTTGGGTGGAAAGTTGACTTAGAAAATCCTGAGTTAGTTATAGGAATAGAAATAATTGATGGAAAAGCCTACGTGTTTTTCGAGAAGATTAAGGGAGTTGGAGGGCTTCCTGTCGGAACTCAAGGAAAGGTAGTTGCTCTAATAAGTGGAGGAATTGATTCTCCAGTGGCAGCATTTTTAATGCTGAAAAGAGGAGCAGAAGTAATAGCCCTTCATTTTGATCAAGGAACTAATGCCAAAAAAGTTGTGGAGAAAGTTGTCGAGATACTTAGTGATTACTCCCCTGAGCCAATAGAGTTAATAGTAGAGAATCATTTTGAAATTTTGAAACCTTATGTTTCAGTGCTAGCCAAACTTCAAAAAAGAGAATGGACATGCATACTCTGCAAAATTGCAATGTTAAAAAGAGCAGCAGAAATTGCAAAAGAAGAAGGAGCACTGGGAATAGTTACGGGTGACTCCCTGGGTCAAGTTGCTTCTCAAACGCTTAGCAACTTATTCATAGAAACCATCAGTGTGGATTATCCAATATACAGGCCATTAATCGGTTTTGATAAAGAAGAAATTGTTTCAATAGCAAAAAGAATAGGTACCTACGATGCGTTCTTGGAGTACCCCTATTGTGAATGTCCCTTTAGACCCAACAGAGTTATTACACAAGGAAAGATCACTGAATTTTATTTTATAAGAGATGAGCTTAGAAAAGAGGGTCTTCTGTAA
- a CDS encoding rubrerythrin family protein, protein MVVKRTMTKKFLEEAFAGESMAHMRYLIFAEKAEQEGFPNIAKLFRAIAYAEFVHAKNHFIALGKLGKTPENLQMGIEGETFEVEEMYPVYNKAAEFQGEKEAVRTTHYALEAEKIHAELYRKAKEKAEKGEDIEIKKVYICPICGYTAVDEAPEYCPVCGAPKEKFVVFE, encoded by the coding sequence ATGGTCGTGAAAAGAACAATGACTAAAAAGTTCTTGGAAGAAGCCTTTGCAGGCGAAAGCATGGCCCATATGAGGTATTTGATCTTTGCCGAGAAAGCTGAACAAGAAGGATTTCCAAACATAGCCAAGCTGTTCAGGGCAATAGCTTACGCAGAGTTTGTTCACGCTAAAAACCACTTCATAGCTCTAGGAAAATTAGGCAAAACTCCAGAAAACTTACAGATGGGAATAGAGGGAGAAACGTTCGAAGTTGAGGAAATGTACCCAGTATACAACAAAGCCGCAGAATTCCAAGGAGAAAAGGAAGCAGTTAGAACAACCCACTATGCTTTAGAGGCGGAGAAGATCCACGCTGAACTCTATAGAAAGGCAAAAGAGAAAGCTGAGAAAGGGGAAGACATTGAAATAAAGAAAGTTTACATATGCCCAATCTGTGGATACACCGCTGTTGATGAGGCTCCAGAATACTGTCCAGTTTGTGGAGCTCCAAAAGAAAAGTTCGTTGTCTTTGAATGA
- a CDS encoding dihydroneopterin monophosphate aldolase, whose amino-acid sequence MKARIIYRASFDAAHAVKIEEWEELHGHTFSLEVVVEGEIKKGYVMDFLKLKKVVDGVVKELDHRNLNKIMDNPTTENIALWISERIRKNLPGDVKLKRLSLWEGNEFGVELEW is encoded by the coding sequence ATGAAGGCTAGGATTATCTATAGAGCTTCTTTTGATGCAGCACACGCAGTTAAGATTGAAGAGTGGGAAGAACTTCATGGCCATACATTTTCTCTTGAAGTTGTTGTTGAAGGAGAGATAAAGAAAGGATATGTCATGGACTTTCTTAAGCTTAAGAAAGTAGTTGATGGTGTTGTAAAGGAACTCGACCACAGAAACCTCAACAAAATTATGGACAATCCAACTACGGAAAACATAGCCCTTTGGATATCTGAGAGAATTAGAAAGAACCTCCCAGGTGATGTAAAGCTCAAGAGACTTTCCCTTTGGGAAGGTAACGAGTTTGGAGTGGAACTGGAATGGTGA
- a CDS encoding LamB/YcsF family protein: MKVDLNSDLGESFGRYKLGLDDEVMKYITSANVACGWHAGDPLVMRKTVRLAKKNNVQVGAHPGYPDLMGFGRRYMKLTPEEARNYILYQIGALYAFVKAEGLELQHVKPHGALYNAMVKEEDLARAVIEGILDFDKRLIVVTLAGSRVVEIAREMGARVAQEGFADRAYNPDGTLVPRSRPGAVIEDKEEIAERVISMVKDGGIRAINGEWIELEVDTICVHGDNPKAVEITAYIRRRLEEEGVKVLPMGDFIK, encoded by the coding sequence ATGAAGGTCGATTTAAATTCAGATCTTGGGGAAAGTTTTGGGAGGTATAAGCTTGGCTTAGACGATGAAGTTATGAAATACATAACTTCAGCAAACGTTGCCTGCGGATGGCACGCTGGAGATCCACTAGTAATGAGAAAAACTGTAAGATTGGCTAAGAAAAACAATGTTCAAGTTGGAGCTCACCCTGGGTATCCTGATTTAATGGGGTTTGGGAGAAGATATATGAAATTAACTCCAGAAGAAGCTAGGAACTATATACTCTATCAAATAGGGGCATTATATGCTTTTGTCAAAGCGGAAGGTCTAGAATTACAGCATGTTAAACCTCATGGGGCATTATATAACGCGATGGTAAAAGAAGAAGATTTAGCTAGGGCAGTCATAGAGGGCATTCTGGATTTTGACAAGAGGTTGATAGTTGTGACTTTAGCAGGTTCTAGGGTCGTGGAAATAGCAAGGGAAATGGGTGCTCGAGTTGCCCAAGAAGGATTTGCCGATAGGGCTTATAATCCAGATGGAACTTTAGTTCCAAGGTCAAGGCCTGGGGCAGTTATAGAAGATAAGGAAGAAATAGCGGAGAGAGTAATTTCAATGGTCAAAGATGGAGGGATCAGAGCTATTAATGGAGAATGGATTGAGTTAGAGGTTGATACCATCTGTGTCCACGGAGATAATCCAAAAGCAGTAGAGATTACCGCCTATATTAGAAGAAGACTAGAGGAGGAGGGAGTAAAGGTACTCCCGATGGGGGATTTCATAAAATGA
- a CDS encoding DUF424 domain-containing protein — MAGRMYVKVYRVQGEVLVAACDEELLGKTFREGELKLEVKERFYKGELMDVEELGRLLEEATIANLTGERVVRKAIELGYIDESRVLRIQGVPHAQMAKMLY, encoded by the coding sequence ATGGCTGGAAGGATGTATGTGAAGGTCTATAGGGTCCAGGGCGAAGTCCTAGTGGCTGCTTGTGATGAAGAATTGCTTGGAAAAACGTTTAGAGAAGGGGAACTCAAGCTTGAGGTTAAGGAGAGGTTTTACAAAGGGGAACTTATGGATGTAGAAGAGCTTGGAAGGCTTCTTGAGGAAGCCACCATAGCAAATTTAACTGGAGAAAGAGTTGTTAGGAAAGCCATTGAGCTAGGGTACATAGATGAGAGTAGGGTCTTAAGAATACAGGGAGTTCCTCATGCCCAAATGGCGAAAATGCTGTATTAA
- a CDS encoding biotin-dependent carboxyltransferase family protein, with product MIEVLSVITSATVQDLGRWGYQRYGVPVSGVMDEVSARIANYLVGNPDNTPLIEFTAGGISIKFHTSAVFAVTGDATLYLNDTQLEPWESYWAKRGDVLTVRLSKGMYGYIAFSGGIECRKILGSCSTYLRAKFGGLLKPGDKLKLGYSLLTGKAGKRLPEELRPRFDKTVRVILGPNIEHFTPEGMRTFLTSEYTVTPESDRMGYRLEGPRIEHSEKGADIITEPIPRGAIQVPANGKPIIMLADAQTTGGYAKIATVIRVDIPMVVQTRPGEKLRFKAVSVNEAVQELRKRERIMNAIRKALQDEWNLYRIKVGKEEFLIFAGMEED from the coding sequence ATGATTGAAGTACTCTCTGTTATAACTTCTGCCACAGTTCAAGACCTGGGAAGGTGGGGATATCAGAGGTACGGTGTACCTGTAAGCGGAGTTATGGATGAAGTTTCCGCGAGAATTGCAAATTATTTAGTGGGGAATCCTGACAATACTCCGCTAATAGAGTTCACCGCGGGAGGAATATCCATAAAATTTCACACCTCGGCTGTTTTTGCAGTCACTGGAGATGCCACACTTTATCTAAACGATACCCAGTTGGAGCCCTGGGAGAGTTATTGGGCTAAGAGAGGAGATGTACTTACGGTGAGGTTAAGCAAAGGAATGTATGGCTACATAGCATTTTCGGGGGGAATTGAGTGCAGGAAGATTTTGGGAAGTTGTTCCACTTACTTAAGGGCAAAATTTGGAGGCTTGCTCAAACCTGGAGATAAACTAAAGCTCGGCTACTCCCTTCTAACGGGAAAAGCGGGAAAAAGGTTACCTGAGGAATTAAGACCGAGGTTTGATAAGACTGTTAGGGTAATCCTGGGGCCGAACATAGAACATTTTACCCCAGAGGGAATGAGGACTTTTCTCACCTCTGAATACACTGTAACTCCTGAATCAGATAGAATGGGATACAGGTTAGAGGGACCTAGAATAGAACATTCCGAAAAGGGAGCGGATATAATAACTGAACCAATTCCTAGGGGAGCCATACAAGTTCCAGCAAACGGGAAACCGATAATAATGTTGGCGGATGCACAGACAACTGGAGGATATGCAAAAATAGCGACTGTGATAAGAGTCGATATCCCAATGGTGGTTCAAACTAGGCCAGGAGAAAAGCTTAGATTTAAGGCAGTTAGTGTAAATGAAGCAGTTCAAGAGTTAAGGAAGCGTGAGAGAATAATGAATGCAATAAGAAAAGCTCTCCAAGATGAATGGAATCTCTACAGAATTAAGGTTGGAAAAGAAGAATTCCTAATCTTCGCTGGTATGGAGGAAGATTAA
- a CDS encoding SufD family Fe-S cluster assembly protein, with product MKVNLEGLTYQKYGDSPTIKSYTKWHLFEENSPLTLPTQAPGKKLGIRGHIIFSGSDVEFNLPNNIEVGEGSLNLSHSQESRILGFHFYALKKAYKIRIERDLREPLIIVSHLSEKAFVSHHLSIEIEKASAPIILYDISEKGTKSLVVELAIREGSSEILTIGNHSSLSHFLLRAILDRNSTLKTFTIIKGGTMSHHREDYSLEGKESKLVLAGLPVGIGSAVDYITNIVHYGKSSKSKIRVHGFSYKNGWVVHRGTSKISEEAEGASSEVSSHVIIMDRGSLGVSVPMLEVDTGDIENASHSSSVTQIDEEALFYLRSRGLNREEALRLLIYGIGETLTSNLYFLKGKARSTVIDVIQALI from the coding sequence ATGAAAGTAAATCTAGAAGGATTGACCTACCAGAAGTATGGTGATAGCCCAACAATCAAGAGCTATACTAAATGGCATTTATTCGAAGAAAATTCTCCTCTTACACTCCCAACTCAAGCTCCTGGGAAAAAATTGGGAATAAGGGGACATATAATTTTTTCTGGTAGTGACGTAGAGTTTAATCTACCTAACAACATTGAAGTGGGAGAAGGGAGCCTAAATTTATCTCACTCCCAGGAGTCTAGAATTCTAGGATTTCATTTTTATGCCCTGAAGAAAGCTTACAAGATAAGAATAGAGAGAGACTTAAGGGAGCCACTGATTATAGTTTCCCATCTATCAGAAAAAGCATTCGTCAGTCATCATTTAAGCATTGAAATTGAAAAGGCCTCTGCACCAATTATCCTCTACGACATATCCGAGAAGGGGACAAAATCTTTAGTAGTGGAGCTGGCAATAAGAGAGGGGAGTTCTGAAATATTAACAATTGGAAACCATTCCTCTCTATCTCACTTCCTACTGAGAGCAATCTTGGACAGAAACTCAACGCTTAAAACTTTCACCATAATAAAAGGAGGAACTATGAGTCATCACAGAGAAGACTACTCCCTAGAAGGAAAGGAAAGCAAACTTGTTCTTGCAGGATTGCCTGTTGGCATAGGCTCCGCGGTAGACTATATTACAAATATTGTCCATTATGGAAAGTCCAGTAAAAGCAAGATACGAGTACACGGATTTTCCTATAAAAATGGATGGGTGGTCCATAGGGGAACATCAAAAATCTCTGAGGAAGCAGAAGGAGCAAGTAGTGAGGTTTCTTCCCATGTGATAATTATGGATAGAGGTTCCCTTGGAGTTAGTGTTCCTATGCTAGAAGTGGACACTGGGGACATTGAAAATGCATCGCATTCATCAAGTGTTACACAAATAGATGAGGAAGCATTATTTTACCTGAGATCACGAGGACTAAATAGAGAGGAAGCCCTTCGATTATTAATATATGGAATTGGAGAAACTTTAACTAGCAATTTGTATTTCTTAAAAGGAAAAGCTAGAAGTACAGTAATCGACGTAATACAAGCTCTCATTTAG
- the pxpB gene encoding 5-oxoprolinase subunit PxpB, whose product MKVRVVGDSCIAIIFGEDISEETNRKVHALADYLLNYNPEWLLDVVPSYSALYVYFDPLMIDYREVIDIIGKIKINEVERKEKRIIKIPIAYGGEFGPDIEFVAKYNGLSVDDVIEIHSKPLYRVYFLGFLPGFAYLGGMDERIATPRLEKPRLKVPAGSVGIAGKQTGWYAIESPGGWRIIGRTPLRTFNPEKIPPSIVSPGDYVKFVPIDENEFWEIYREEWGND is encoded by the coding sequence ATGAAAGTTAGAGTGGTTGGGGACTCTTGCATTGCGATAATATTTGGCGAAGATATCAGCGAAGAAACAAACAGAAAAGTTCATGCTTTGGCAGATTATTTGTTGAACTACAATCCTGAATGGCTTCTAGATGTTGTTCCCTCTTACTCGGCTCTTTATGTTTACTTTGATCCCTTAATGATAGACTATCGAGAAGTTATAGACATCATAGGAAAAATCAAGATTAATGAAGTTGAAAGGAAGGAAAAAAGAATCATTAAAATCCCCATAGCTTATGGAGGGGAATTCGGGCCAGACATAGAGTTCGTAGCTAAATACAATGGATTAAGTGTGGATGATGTAATTGAAATTCACTCAAAACCGCTTTATAGGGTTTATTTCCTTGGCTTTCTCCCAGGATTTGCTTACCTGGGTGGAATGGATGAGAGAATTGCTACACCGAGGCTTGAGAAGCCTCGCTTAAAAGTTCCTGCTGGAAGCGTAGGAATTGCAGGAAAGCAGACTGGATGGTACGCTATAGAAAGCCCAGGGGGCTGGAGGATTATTGGAAGAACGCCCTTGAGAACTTTTAATCCAGAAAAAATTCCCCCCAGCATCGTTTCTCCTGGAGATTATGTGAAATTCGTCCCAATAGATGAGAACGAATTCTGGGAAATTTACAGGGAGGAGTGGGGAAATGATTGA
- the sufB gene encoding Fe-S cluster assembly protein SufB, producing the protein MKSKSHLEEILKAGSLEEILGTAVPYPKEIEIKGKISRDTIEELSKVKNEPSWMLRHRLKALELFEKLPMPKWVVGIEELDLDNLVLYTKPEIQNEVRDWDDLPENIRKTFERLNIPEIEKRFLSGLTAVFDSESIYSKLKAEFEKKGIIMVPMEEAVRKYPDLVKRYFGKVFPPGDHKFAALHHALWSGGVFVYVPKGVKIPFPIEAFFVIGSALEGQFEHTLIIADEGSYLHFIEGCSAPMYKGFSFHDGMVEIYAHKDATVKFTTIQNWSRNVINFNNKRAIIEDNAYVEWIEGSIGSRITYTYPSSVLKGPGAKTTQYVVSLSNGPYLKDTGAKTWHLAPNTSSKIVSKSISANGGINIYRGLVRIMKGAINSTATVSCDSLILDKESKAYTYPHNQNDEPTASIIHEATTGKLSEDKLFYLKARGIKEEEAKSLIVLGFISEVLEDLPFEYVEVLKKVIELEFSEIGGVG; encoded by the coding sequence ATGAAGAGTAAAAGTCACTTAGAAGAAATTCTAAAAGCGGGATCCTTAGAAGAAATCTTAGGTACTGCCGTTCCGTATCCTAAAGAGATTGAGATAAAGGGGAAAATTAGTAGAGATACTATTGAAGAGTTATCTAAAGTTAAAAATGAACCCTCCTGGATGTTAAGGCATCGATTAAAAGCCTTAGAACTCTTTGAAAAATTGCCCATGCCGAAATGGGTCGTTGGAATTGAAGAACTTGATTTGGATAACCTAGTATTATACACCAAACCTGAAATTCAAAATGAAGTAAGAGATTGGGATGATCTTCCTGAAAACATTAGGAAGACGTTTGAAAGGCTAAACATTCCAGAGATAGAAAAAAGGTTTCTTTCCGGATTAACCGCTGTATTTGATAGTGAGAGTATATACTCAAAATTGAAGGCAGAGTTCGAGAAAAAGGGTATAATTATGGTGCCAATGGAGGAGGCTGTAAGAAAGTATCCTGACTTAGTCAAGAGATACTTTGGAAAAGTCTTTCCTCCTGGGGATCATAAATTTGCAGCCCTTCACCATGCTCTCTGGAGTGGTGGGGTCTTTGTATATGTTCCAAAGGGAGTAAAGATACCATTTCCAATTGAGGCGTTCTTTGTAATAGGTTCTGCGTTAGAAGGGCAATTCGAGCACACATTAATAATTGCAGATGAGGGAAGTTATCTCCATTTCATTGAAGGATGTAGTGCTCCAATGTACAAGGGATTTTCATTCCATGATGGAATGGTTGAAATCTATGCCCATAAAGATGCAACTGTTAAGTTCACTACGATCCAAAACTGGAGCAGAAATGTGATTAACTTCAATAATAAACGTGCAATAATCGAAGATAATGCATACGTAGAGTGGATTGAGGGAAGCATAGGAAGTAGGATAACTTATACATACCCATCGAGCGTACTTAAAGGCCCTGGAGCAAAAACTACCCAATATGTAGTTTCCCTTAGTAATGGACCTTATTTGAAAGATACTGGAGCAAAAACTTGGCATTTAGCTCCTAATACTAGCTCAAAGATAGTTTCTAAGAGTATAAGTGCTAACGGAGGCATTAACATATATAGGGGTCTTGTGAGGATAATGAAAGGCGCAATAAACTCAACAGCAACTGTTTCTTGTGATTCACTAATATTGGACAAAGAGAGCAAGGCCTATACATATCCCCACAATCAGAACGATGAGCCAACTGCAAGCATAATACATGAAGCAACTACAGGGAAATTAAGCGAGGACAAGCTCTTTTACTTAAAGGCTAGAGGAATTAAAGAAGAAGAAGCAAAGAGTCTAATTGTCCTAGGTTTTATCTCTGAAGTTCTTGAGGATCTGCCTTTTGAATATGTGGAAGTTTTGAAGAAAGTTATCGAGCTAGAATTTAGCGAGATTGGAGGTGTTGGTTGA
- the rd gene encoding rubredoxin: MAKWVCKICGYIYDEDAGDPDNGISPGTKFEELPDDWVCPICGAPKSEFEKLED, encoded by the coding sequence ATGGCAAAGTGGGTTTGTAAGATATGCGGATACATATATGATGAAGATGCAGGAGATCCAGACAATGGTATTTCTCCTGGAACTAAGTTTGAGGAGCTACCAGATGATTGGGTTTGCCCCATTTGTGGGGCTCCAAAAAGTGAATTTGAAAAGTTAGAAGATTGA
- the sufC gene encoding Fe-S cluster assembly ATPase SufC has translation MLKVENLWVKVEDKEILKGINLNIGENELHVVMGPNGSGKSTLALTIAGHPKYKVIQGSILFEGEEITSLPPEERVKKGIFLSFQHPVEVDGVKIIHFLQRILKNLKGMDEIKAYEAIYTAIKELGLDESILTRFLNVGFSGGERKKLEMLQAYLVEPKLLILDEPDSGVDVDSLKTIAKIIRRLYERGTSVLLITHYGRILEYLNPTKVHVIKNGKIVASGSIDLVKIIEERGYSAVGDNEE, from the coding sequence ATGCTAAAAGTAGAGAATCTATGGGTTAAAGTCGAAGATAAAGAAATACTCAAGGGCATTAACTTAAATATTGGAGAGAACGAACTCCACGTAGTAATGGGACCTAATGGAAGTGGAAAATCGACCTTAGCACTAACAATCGCTGGCCATCCCAAGTATAAAGTTATACAGGGGAGTATACTATTCGAAGGAGAGGAAATAACGTCGCTTCCTCCAGAGGAACGTGTAAAAAAAGGAATATTTCTGAGCTTTCAACACCCTGTAGAAGTAGATGGAGTAAAGATAATTCATTTCCTACAGAGAATTCTCAAAAATCTAAAAGGAATGGACGAGATAAAAGCATATGAAGCTATTTACACGGCTATCAAGGAACTCGGTCTAGATGAATCAATTCTAACGAGGTTTCTAAATGTAGGATTTTCAGGAGGCGAAAGAAAGAAATTAGAGATGCTTCAGGCTTATTTAGTAGAACCTAAACTTTTGATTCTTGATGAACCTGACAGTGGGGTTGACGTCGATTCTTTAAAGACAATAGCAAAAATTATACGAAGACTTTACGAACGGGGAACGTCAGTGCTTTTGATTACCCACTACGGAAGGATATTGGAGTATCTAAATCCAACAAAAGTCCACGTAATAAAAAATGGAAAAATAGTAGCCTCAGGAAGCATTGATCTTGTCAAAATTATAGAAGAGAGAGGATATTCGGCGGTGGGGGACAATGAAGAGTAA
- the sorA gene encoding superoxide reductase SorA: protein MISETIRSGDWKGEKHVPVIEYEREGELVKVKVQVGKEIPHPNTTEHHIRYIELYFLPEGENFVYQVGRVEFTAHGESVNGPNTSDVYTEPIAYFVLKTKKKGKLYALSYCNIHGLWENEVTLE, encoded by the coding sequence ATGATTAGTGAAACCATAAGAAGTGGGGACTGGAAAGGAGAAAAGCACGTCCCCGTTATAGAGTATGAAAGAGAAGGGGAGCTTGTTAAAGTTAAGGTGCAGGTTGGTAAAGAAATCCCGCATCCAAACACCACTGAGCACCACATCAGATACATAGAGCTTTATTTCTTACCAGAAGGTGAGAACTTTGTTTACCAGGTTGGAAGAGTTGAGTTTACAGCTCACGGAGAGTCTGTAAACGGCCCAAACACGAGTGATGTGTACACAGAACCCATAGCTTACTTTGTGCTCAAGACTAAGAAGAAGGGCAAGCTCTATGCTCTTAGCTACTGTAACATCCACGGCCTTTGGGAAAACGAAGTCACTTTAGAGTGA
- a CDS encoding 7-carboxy-7-deazaguanine synthase QueE: MKVILGEIFNSWQGEGGSVEGSAFGRRQIFVRFAGCDLRCTYCDSRKYIDPRSVKKYRVEVEPFSGKFKYFNNPVDVEEVIKWITKLDTGDIHSISYTGGEPTLQILGLASLMEKAKELGYDNFLETHGGHPHLIKKIAYLTDYASVDIKDESANATKDWRKLVVNEIASTKILKEAGAKVYVKLVVTRETRIENVRWYAEMLKGIAPMVIQPKEPMDMPIKKVMDFYNVAAKIMGKKNVSLSFQVHKYLGVL, from the coding sequence GTGAAGGTAATCTTGGGGGAAATATTCAATAGTTGGCAGGGAGAAGGAGGGAGTGTTGAAGGCTCAGCCTTTGGAAGGAGGCAGATATTTGTCAGGTTTGCTGGGTGTGATTTAAGGTGTACATATTGTGACTCTCGGAAGTATATAGATCCCAGGAGTGTAAAAAAGTATAGAGTTGAAGTGGAGCCATTTTCTGGAAAGTTCAAATACTTTAACAACCCCGTAGACGTGGAAGAAGTTATAAAGTGGATTACAAAGTTAGATACCGGAGATATTCACTCCATTAGCTACACTGGAGGAGAGCCAACGCTTCAAATATTGGGCCTTGCCTCGCTAATGGAAAAAGCAAAAGAGCTTGGCTACGACAACTTTCTGGAAACTCATGGGGGCCATCCTCATCTAATTAAGAAAATAGCCTACCTAACGGATTATGCAAGCGTTGATATTAAAGATGAAAGTGCGAACGCGACCAAAGATTGGAGAAAGCTGGTAGTTAATGAAATAGCTAGTACAAAGATTCTAAAGGAGGCTGGAGCAAAAGTATATGTTAAGCTCGTTGTAACAAGAGAAACTAGGATTGAAAACGTGCGTTGGTATGCAGAAATGCTAAAGGGAATAGCTCCAATGGTAATACAACCAAAAGAGCCCATGGATATGCCTATAAAGAAAGTTATGGACTTCTACAATGTTGCCGCGAAAATCATGGGGAAGAAGAATGTTAGCCTGAGCTTTCAAGTTCACAAATACTTAGGGGTGCTTTAA
- a CDS encoding 50S ribosomal protein L16: MALRPAKIDRYVDKPAYTRREYIRGAPGPKITIFDMGNPAGDFEFEVSLHTAEPVQIRQNALEAARQQVNRYLQKNVGRSNYHFKIRVYPFQVLRENPMATGRKADRYGNGMRRPFGKPIGLAARLKKDQKILSIRVNRQHLKFAIEGARRAAMKFPCKCYYRIYDKEGNDVTTKILSQSL, encoded by the coding sequence ATGGCTCTAAGGCCAGCCAAGATTGACAGGTATGTTGATAAGCCTGCATATACCAGAAGGGAATACATTAGAGGAGCCCCAGGCCCAAAGATAACCATCTTCGATATGGGAAATCCTGCTGGAGATTTTGAGTTTGAGGTTTCACTTCACACTGCTGAACCCGTTCAGATAAGACAGAACGCTCTTGAGGCCGCAAGACAACAGGTTAACAGATACCTACAGAAGAACGTCGGTAGAAGCAACTACCACTTCAAGATTAGAGTCTACCCATTCCAAGTGCTTAGAGAAAACCCAATGGCTACGGGAAGAAAAGCTGACCGTTATGGAAACGGTATGAGAAGGCCATTCGGTAAGCCAATAGGACTTGCTGCTAGACTAAAGAAGGATCAGAAGATCCTCTCAATAAGGGTTAACAGACAGCACCTTAAGTTCGCCATAGAGGGGGCAAGAAGAGCTGCAATGAAGTTCCCATGCAAGTGCTACTACAGAATATACGACAAGGAAGGAAACGACGTAACAACAAAGATTCTCTCCCAGAGCCTATAA